Within the Fischerella sp. PCC 9605 genome, the region TCTCCACCACAGCGAGGTTTAAATCAGCCCCTGTCTCGTAATTCTCGTTAAATGTCAAACTCTATTTTTTAGGAAAAATAATATTGATAATTAACCGCAGAGTCAGCATAATTCATAGATGAGAGAGAAATAATGTGTTTAATCAAGCACTAAAAATTGATATATTAAAGACAAGTGATAACAAGTAATTTTCCAGGTAATATTTTCAGGTGAAATATGGCTTTAACTGCTTCAACAATGTTACCCCTAGGGACTAATGCACCAGATTTTCATCTACTGGATGTAGTATCTGGCGAGATGATTTCACTTTCTAAATTTGCCGATAAAAAAGCACTGCTAGTCATGTTTATTTGTCGGCATTGTCCTTTTGTGAAGCACGTTCAACAAGAACTAGCAAAGTTAGGAAAAGATTACTCACAAAGTGATTTAGGAATTGTTGCGATCAGTGCCAACGATGCTAGCAACTACCCAGATGATGCCCCAGATGCTTTGAAGGCAATGGCACATGAACTTGGGTTTAAATTTCCCCTGTGCTATGACGAAAGTCAAGAAACCGCCAAGGCTTATACAGCAGCTTGTACACCTGATTTCTTTTTATTTGATGGCGATCGCAAACTCGTTTATCGTGGACAATTAGATGACAGTCGTCCTAGTAATAATAAACCAGTAACAGGTGCAGATTTACGCGCTGCGATTGAGGCGGTGCTAGCGAGCAAACCTGTAAATTCAGAACAAAAACCGAGTATTGGTTGCAATATTAAGTGGAAACCAGGAAACGAACCTAGTTATTTTGGTTAGTGGATAGTGGTTAGTGGTTAGTGGGAAATAATTAACTACTAACTACTAACTACTAACTACTAACTACATATCAATGATGAATTTCCAAATTGAGAATGTAGCATCCCAGTTGGACTTTTCCTGCCCATAATTCGTATTCTACCCGCAAATGTTCTGGCAATGGATGTCCTGTCAGTGTCAGATTACGGGTAAAGTTACGTAAGCGAATTGGCTGGTTGGGTTGCAGTGATTCAGCAGGCAACCAATAACGAGTGACGCCATAAACACCCCGTTCCCAAAAATGACGATAACTCAACTGGGTGTTTCCTTGCATGGTCATAGTTACCCGGTAAGGGGAAATCTCTAGCCATAAGACTCTGGGACTACTGGGGTTTAACGCCTCTTTACTGTTTTCTACAGGCGGTGCTGTCAACAGTAAATGAAAGCGATCGCGGTCTTTTTGATACAGTGTCGCAGCAGTTTCCACAACAGACCAGAGTGGCAAGTCTGTGGAAATCAATGATAGGCACACGGGCTTACGGTGGTGAGTCAGCATGGGAGCGATAAAGGCTAAAAGCTATGGAATGAAATGAAACCAAGATCAGAAGATCGGCAGGTGAGGATAAGCAAGTGCTTAGGTAGATCAGTTTTGATAAGCTAGACAAATCAGATTGAAAACAGGTAGAATACCCGTCTATAAAGCTCTACCGGGGTTTTTCTACAGTTAGTTTTACCTGATGATGTTTTACACGGTGACAAAGAGTTTGTTACCAGAGTACACAGAATCGCGCCTAAACCACTTTACGCCTTGAGAGAATCGCTGGTTACATTATAAAGACGTGAGAGTATTTGTAGGCGTGCAATGTGTGATATTCTTTGATTTTTCGGAGAAAGCTTGCCATAAACAGATGCTAAGCATGGCTTTTTGTGAGAGAAGGGAAAAATAGCAACAGGTGGACATCAGACAGAGTCTTGGTGTATTTGAGTAATTTTCATACAACGGAAAGCGATACGATACTAGCGAGGAAGTAACTAGTAGCGGCGGAAAGCCTTTGCTGGCATTCAACTTCCGGTACAGTCACAAGTCAGTTTATCCTAATGTCGCCTTCTGTTATAACCGTAGAAACTAAAGAAAACGTTTCTCAAAATTTAATAATTCAGCGGCCTGCTTCTGGGCTATCTTTACGAGGTCGCATCCGAGTTCCAGGAGATAAATCTATTTCCCACCGTTCTCTGATGTTAGGCGCGATCGCCCAAGGTGAAACCCAAATCCAAGGACTACTGCTAGGTGAAGATCCTTGCAGCACAGCTAGTTGTTTCCAAGCGATGGGGGCAGAAATTTCCCCATTGAATACAGAATTGGTACGAGTTAAAGGTATCGGCCTGGGAAATTTGCAAGAACCAGTTGATGTATTGAATGCAGGGAACTCGGGTACGACAATCCGACTGATGCTAGGACTTTTGGCGTCCCATCCAGGACGCTTTTTTACTGTTACTGGCGATAGTTCTTTGCGATCGCGTCCTATGTCTCGTGTGGTTAAACCTTTACAACAGATGGGGGCAGAAATTTGGGGACGCAAAGGCAACTCTTTAGCACCTTTGGCAATTCAAGGACAAGCTCTTAAACCCACTCACTACCATTCTCCCATCGCTTCCGCCCAAGTTAAATCCTGCATTTTGCTGGCAGGTTTAATGACTGAGGGACAAACAACCGTCACTGAACCCGCCCTTTCCCGCGATCACAGCGAACGGATGCTAAGGGCATTTGGGGCAAAACTAGATATTGACCCAGAAACCAACAGTGTAACGATTACAGGCCCGGCTCAACTAGTCGGACAAACTGTGATTGTTCCTGGTGATATCAGTTCAGCCGCCTTTTGGTTAGTAGCTGGGGCAATTGTACCAGATTCCGAGTTGGTGATTGAGAATGTCGGCGTCAATCCTACCCGTACGGGCATTTTAGAAGCTTTAGCAATGATGGGAGCAGACATTCAGCTTTTAAATGAACGAGAGGTGGCTGGCGAACCTGTAGCAGACTTGCGAGTGCGTTCTAGTCGCCTGCAAAGTAGTACTATTGCCGGCGATATCATACCTAGACTAATAGATGAAATTCCGATTTTGGCAGTAGCAGCAGTATTTGCCGAAGGAACAACTGTAATTAAAGATGCTGCGGAATTGCGGGTAAAAGAAAGCGATCGCATCGCAGTTATGGCGCAGCAGCTCAACAAAATGGGAGCAAAAGTTACAGAACTACCCGATGGTATGGAAATTACAGGTGGTACTCCTCTAGTGGGTACTGATGTTGATAGCCATACAGACCATCGTATCGCCATGAGTTTGGCGATCGCAGCTCTAGTTGCCACCAATACCACCACCATTCAGCGTGCAGAAGCTGCCGCTATTTCTTATCCAGATTTTATTCCCACACTGCAACAAGTTTGCAGCTAATTAGGACTGCGGTTTTCATTTATAGCTATTTTCAATTCAGTGAAATACAAACCTCACCCCCATCCCCTCTCCTTAGCAAGGAGAGGGGTGCCCGCTAGGGCGGGGTGAGGTGTCACTAACCACTAAAGCCCAAATATCCCCGTGGTGTAATCATCCAATTTGCATAGGTACGGGTATGCGAATTGCCAATTAATACTGTAGTCAGCATATCGACAGTAGTATCGAGCAATTTATCCAAAGTGGTGAGGGTGATTTGCTCATCTTGACGGTAAGCCGATCGCACTACTGCTACTGGTGTGCTGGGTTGGCGATACTTGAGAAAGATATCTCTAGCAATTATTAGCTGCTGGGTACGAGTTTGCGATCGCGGATTATATAAAGCTGTAACAAAATCAGCTGCTGCTGCTGCTTCTAAACGTTTTTCGATCACTTCCCAAGGTGTAAGTAAATCGCTTAAGCTAATCGCACAAAAGTCATGCATCAACGGTGTTCCTACCCGCGATGCCGCAGCTTGCAAAGCGGAAATTCCCGGAAATATTTGGATACTCGGAGTTTTGCCATCCCAGCCGAGGCTTTGCAACTCTTCCAGCACCAAGCCTCCCATCCCATATATTCCACAGTCGCCGGAAGAAATAACTGCTACACTTAAACCCCAGTTTGCTAACTCAATCGCTCGTTGCGCCCGTTGGCGTTCCTGAGTAATTGGCAAAGATTCTACTATCTGTCCCGGTTGCAACAAGGGAGAAATCAAATCTATGTAGAGACTGTAACCAATAACTGCATCTGCACTGCTTACTGCCATTTGGGCAGCTGGTGTCATTTGTTCTAAGTGTCCGGGCCCAGTACCAACAAGTAAAATTTTTCCAGTTCGTCCGATGTATTCTTTTTCTGCTTGGGCAACTGCGACAGTCACAGCACCTGTAAAGGAGGGGGAGAGATTTTCATTATTGGCTGATGTTTTTGATTTAAAAATTTGTTTGGGAACTAGTAGAGTTTTAGACTTAGCAGCACATAAAGCCGCAGCTTCGCCAACACTGGGGGTTCCTACTTCTTGTTCAACAACTTGGGAAGGGTTAGGGACGGAAACTGTGCGGAGTATTTCTGAAGAGAAAGTTTTTAAAGGCCAATGTCGTTCTTGGCAAAGTTCCATCAAACCAACTTCATCAGCTTTAATGTCGATAGTGGCAATTCCTGCGATCGCACTTTCTGCTAAGTTATTCGCTGCGAATACTTGCTGAATAGCCGCTGCTATCAAATCTCGTGAAGTTCCCCTCTCACAACCAACTCCCACCCACAATACGCGTGGATGCCAGTGTACTTCGGGGAGTGGGAGAGTGGAGGAGGGGGAGATATGTAGAGACGCGCCATGGCGCGTCTGGGAGTGGGAGAGTTTGAATGTAATCCAGATTTTTGCTTG harbors:
- the cobJ gene encoding precorrin-3B C(17)-methyltransferase, with the translated sequence MLLAEFSPIALIATTPTGAKILQVLCQNQAATLWVAESLRKNTVEENIHASFYTGYLKNHIANLWQTHCAFVFCLATGAVVRLIAPLLQHKSTDPAVVVVDETGRFVISLCSGHQGGADQLARLIALQLNATPILTGASTGLGLPAVDMLGVPFGWRRGEGDWTGVSAAVVRGEIVQVFQEAGSTLWQNYLPPKHPFDFGESATPQAKIWITFKLSHSQTRHGASLHISPSSTLPLPEVHWHPRVLWVGVGCERGTSRDLIAAAIQQVFAANNLAESAIAGIATIDIKADEVGLMELCQERHWPLKTFSSEILRTVSVPNPSQVVEQEVGTPSVGEAAALCAAKSKTLLVPKQIFKSKTSANNENLSPSFTGAVTVAVAQAEKEYIGRTGKILLVGTGPGHLEQMTPAAQMAVSSADAVIGYSLYIDLISPLLQPGQIVESLPITQERQRAQRAIELANWGLSVAVISSGDCGIYGMGGLVLEELQSLGWDGKTPSIQIFPGISALQAAASRVGTPLMHDFCAISLSDLLTPWEVIEKRLEAAAAADFVTALYNPRSQTRTQQLIIARDIFLKYRQPSTPVAVVRSAYRQDEQITLTTLDKLLDTTVDMLTTVLIGNSHTRTYANWMITPRGYLGFSG
- the aroA gene encoding 3-phosphoshikimate 1-carboxyvinyltransferase, which encodes MSPSVITVETKENVSQNLIIQRPASGLSLRGRIRVPGDKSISHRSLMLGAIAQGETQIQGLLLGEDPCSTASCFQAMGAEISPLNTELVRVKGIGLGNLQEPVDVLNAGNSGTTIRLMLGLLASHPGRFFTVTGDSSLRSRPMSRVVKPLQQMGAEIWGRKGNSLAPLAIQGQALKPTHYHSPIASAQVKSCILLAGLMTEGQTTVTEPALSRDHSERMLRAFGAKLDIDPETNSVTITGPAQLVGQTVIVPGDISSAAFWLVAGAIVPDSELVIENVGVNPTRTGILEALAMMGADIQLLNEREVAGEPVADLRVRSSRLQSSTIAGDIIPRLIDEIPILAVAAVFAEGTTVIKDAAELRVKESDRIAVMAQQLNKMGAKVTELPDGMEITGGTPLVGTDVDSHTDHRIAMSLAIAALVATNTTTIQRAEAAAISYPDFIPTLQQVCS
- a CDS encoding thioredoxin family protein; protein product: MALTASTMLPLGTNAPDFHLLDVVSGEMISLSKFADKKALLVMFICRHCPFVKHVQQELAKLGKDYSQSDLGIVAISANDASNYPDDAPDALKAMAHELGFKFPLCYDESQETAKAYTAACTPDFFLFDGDRKLVYRGQLDDSRPSNNKPVTGADLRAAIEAVLASKPVNSEQKPSIGCNIKWKPGNEPSYFG